The genomic stretch CGCCGGCTGCCCGGATGGTCTTCCGTCCGCTGAACTGGTAGGCGATAGCAGTCGCGTGGCGCCGGTCGACTCCCCCGAAATGGGTCTCCGCGAGCGAGATGTCGACGTGCTGGCCGATGCCGAACCGCTTTGCTGCCCAGAGCGCGGCCATAATTGCAACGGACGCCGCTGCACCCGATTCGAACAGCGCAGCGGTGCCGGCCATCTTGACCGGCTCCCGCTCAGTCAAGCCCATGGAGTACATCTCGCCGGCGAACCCGTAGAGGGTGAGTTCGCTCAGCCGGTAATCGCGGTAGGGGCCCGTTTGGCCGAAGTTCGAGATGGACACCACCGGCAGCGAAGGGTTTATCCGGCGGAAGAAGTCGAGACCGACCCCGAGCCGGTCGAGCGTGCCGGGTGCGAAACTCTCGACCACGATGTGAGACCGCTTCGCAAGCGCCTCGAGCGCAGCCTTCCCGGCTGGTTCGCGCAGGTCGAGCACGACCGATCGCTTGTTGCAGTTGAGGTAGAAGAACAGCCCGCTCCGCTCGGGATGGGGCTCGCCGCCTTTGAAGGGCGGGAGCATGCGGGCAATGTCGCCTCCGGGCTTTTCGACCTTGATCACATCCGCGCCGAGGTCGGCCAGCAGCCGTGTCGCGTAGGGGCCGGCGATATGGTGCGTCAGGTCGAGGACGCGCACGTCATCCAGCGCCTGCATCGGATTCACCTCCTGCTCTGCCGCCTGCCCGGCGGCACGCGGAATCTACCAGAGTGACCGGCCCGGGTGAACTGCCTCTTGCGATGCGGGCAGGTAGAATCCCCCGTCAGCCCGGGCGGTCCTTCCGCCCGCACATCTCACGGAGGAGCGCCCTATGGCTGTCCGCTACCAGAACTGGCGCGACGAGTACAAGTCGCGCCAGAAATCCCTCGACGAGGCGATGCAGGTTATCAAGGGAGGCGACCTCGTCGGCATCACCATCCTGTGCCCCGGCCCGCTGGTGCAGGCGTTCATCGAGCGGGCAAAGCAGCTCGGCAACGTCAATATCCGCACCCTCGCTCCCAACTACCCGGACCTCTTCAACCCGGACCTCTTCAAAGGTGAGCGGGAGATCGAGCTCTTCATCGGCGATGCCATGCGGCCGGCCCACGATGCCAAGATTGCAACCTACCTGCCGAACACCTTCATGCTCGGCATGAAGGCCTTCGACAATGGCCGGCCGGAAGCCCGCATCCCCGACGTCTTCCTCACCCCGTGCAGCCCCCCGAACGAGCATGGCTACGTCCACTTCGGGCCGCACATGTGGCAGCGCAAGAGCTACGCGAAGCGGTGCAAGCACACCATCGCCATCGTCGACCCGAACATTACGCCGGTATACGGCGATGTCTGGATGCACGTCTCCGAGATTGAGACCTTCGTCGAGGGCGTGATGAAGCCGGTCGACATCCCGGCGATGGAGGAGCGCGTCCGCACTCTTGCGAAAGAGGAGGACCGGCCGGCGCTGCTCGACATCATGAAGCGGGCCACGCCCGACCAGCTCGCGCTCGTCGAAACGACGTTTCATACCTTCCCGCCGTCGCTCCTCGGGGCGGCGCTCGGCATCGCGGAGGTCGACCCAGCGGCCCAGGCCATCGCCGACAACCTGCGGCAGATCATCCGCGACGGCGACACCATCCAGGTTGGTGTCGGCCAGCCGAGCCAGCTGATGTTCCTGGCGGGCGCCTTCGACGACGCGAAGCACCTCGGCATCCACACGGAACTCGGCTCACCGGGCCTGGCAAAGCTGTGGGCGCGGGGCATCGTCGACGGCTCGAAGAAGACGCTCTTCCCGGGGAAGTCCGTGGCGGTGGCGTGGACCGGCTGCGACGGTGAGGACCTCAAGATCATCGCTGGCAACCCGGCCTTCGAACTGCACCAGCACGACATCATCCTCAACCCGGCCTTCATGTCGCAGAACCACCAGATGACCTCGATA from Tepidiforma thermophila encodes the following:
- a CDS encoding CaiB/BaiF CoA transferase family protein — encoded protein: MQALDDVRVLDLTHHIAGPYATRLLADLGADVIKVEKPGGDIARMLPPFKGGEPHPERSGLFFYLNCNKRSVVLDLREPAGKAALEALAKRSHIVVESFAPGTLDRLGVGLDFFRRINPSLPVVSISNFGQTGPYRDYRLSELTLYGFAGEMYSMGLTEREPVKMAGTAALFESGAAASVAIMAALWAAKRFGIGQHVDISLAETHFGGVDRRHATAIAYQFSGRKTIRAAGGGAGMPQGIYPCADGYVEFTNAALRPDRVDDMLGHPDWNQQPQFQDPVKRLDPYVIEEWNTYFLTWCLERTKREIWAEARRAKVLCGPLFSMEDLFEDEHFRGRGFWAHTRHPELGDVEFPGRPFIMGKGGWKLRRPAPLLGQHTEEVLREAGLDDATIAQVCAAGGAR
- a CDS encoding acetyl-CoA hydrolase/transferase family protein encodes the protein MAVRYQNWRDEYKSRQKSLDEAMQVIKGGDLVGITILCPGPLVQAFIERAKQLGNVNIRTLAPNYPDLFNPDLFKGEREIELFIGDAMRPAHDAKIATYLPNTFMLGMKAFDNGRPEARIPDVFLTPCSPPNEHGYVHFGPHMWQRKSYAKRCKHTIAIVDPNITPVYGDVWMHVSEIETFVEGVMKPVDIPAMEERVRTLAKEEDRPALLDIMKRATPDQLALVETTFHTFPPSLLGAALGIAEVDPAAQAIADNLRQIIRDGDTIQVGVGQPSQLMFLAGAFDDAKHLGIHTELGSPGLAKLWARGIVDGSKKTLFPGKSVAVAWTGCDGEDLKIIAGNPAFELHQHDIILNPAFMSQNHQMTSINSAIAVDLLGQIASEDRFGGHMVNGTGGQPDTHMAAAMCKNGRAITVMRSTAMDGTISKVVAKHEAGTLVTIPRYLADTIITEYGVARLLDKNHRQRAEELISIAHPDFRAELRREAQELWG